One Streptomyces sp. NBC_01217 genomic region harbors:
- a CDS encoding Arc family DNA-binding protein: MHEKRFTLRLPDDLHARLTEHARIDRRSLNSEIVHLLEVTLSTPQGSAGSSGSESA, translated from the coding sequence ATGCACGAGAAGCGCTTCACCCTCCGCCTCCCCGACGACCTCCATGCCCGTCTCACCGAGCACGCACGCATCGACCGACGGTCCCTCAACTCGGAAATCGTCCACCTCCTGGAGGTCACCCTCAGTACTCCCCAGGGAAGCGCCGGTTCGTCCGGCAGTGAATCGGCTTAA
- a CDS encoding RNA-guided endonuclease InsQ/TnpB family protein, giving the protein MATSNKCEGEAGSARYTYRLRVSSNALALLLREWDCCRWVWNMCVEASRTASRAREKCGPAGLDKKLTGWRTEHAWLGRRSSVPQQQTIRDFGKSRAKALQDIKERLPTQRRAGMPHFKKKDEALPTLNYSRRGFRLKDGRLHLSGGITLTVVGSRDLRADPTSVRVYQDSLGHWYASFVVPTRTQPLSETGNVLGIDWGVKETATTTSDQHDLPHAEFGKKAAVKLARCQRQMARRKPRREQRPSRGYRTARRQVAKLHKKVARQRQDYGRKWAKKAVTDHDALAVEDFRPKFLARTTMARKAADAAIGATKAALIEMGRKHGRDIRLVHPAYTTMDCAHCGARAKHALPLGERTYTCTACGTTSPRDKNSARVMLTRVGLNPDSADRRRPPAPPGQEAA; this is encoded by the coding sequence ATGGCGACATCGAATAAGTGCGAGGGCGAAGCCGGGAGCGCCCGGTACACGTACCGCCTTCGCGTGTCGTCCAACGCGCTCGCCCTCCTCCTCAGGGAGTGGGACTGCTGCCGGTGGGTCTGGAACATGTGCGTCGAGGCATCCAGGACCGCATCCAGGGCCCGAGAGAAGTGCGGCCCCGCCGGCCTCGACAAGAAGCTCACCGGCTGGCGCACCGAACATGCCTGGCTCGGCAGGCGGTCCTCGGTCCCGCAGCAGCAGACCATCCGCGACTTCGGGAAGTCCCGCGCGAAGGCACTCCAGGACATCAAGGAACGCCTACCCACGCAGCGCCGCGCAGGGATGCCCCACTTCAAGAAGAAGGACGAAGCCCTCCCGACGCTGAACTACTCCCGGCGCGGCTTCCGGTTGAAGGACGGCCGCCTGCACCTGTCGGGCGGCATCACCCTGACCGTCGTTGGGTCCCGAGATCTGCGTGCCGACCCGACCAGCGTCCGCGTCTACCAGGACTCCCTCGGCCACTGGTACGCCTCGTTCGTCGTCCCCACCCGGACTCAGCCCCTTTCGGAGACCGGCAACGTCCTCGGCATCGACTGGGGCGTCAAAGAGACCGCGACCACCACCAGCGACCAGCACGACCTCCCGCACGCGGAGTTCGGGAAGAAGGCCGCCGTGAAGCTGGCACGCTGCCAGCGGCAGATGGCCCGCCGGAAACCGAGGCGCGAGCAGAGGCCTTCCAGGGGCTACCGGACAGCGCGCAGGCAGGTTGCGAAACTTCACAAAAAGGTCGCCCGGCAACGCCAGGACTACGGCCGCAAGTGGGCCAAGAAGGCCGTAACCGACCACGACGCCCTGGCCGTCGAGGACTTCAGGCCGAAGTTCCTCGCCAGGACGACCATGGCTCGCAAAGCCGCCGACGCCGCCATCGGCGCGACGAAGGCTGCCCTGATCGAGATGGGCCGTAAGCACGGACGGGACATCCGTCTCGTCCACCCCGCGTACACCACCATGGACTGCGCGCACTGCGGAGCGAGAGCCAAGCACGCACTGCCGCTGGGTGAACGCACCTACACCTGCACCGCCTGCGGAACCACGTCTCCCCGGGACAAGAACTCCGCACGCGTCATGCTTACCCGGGTGGGTCTGAACCCGGACAGCGCTGATCGCAGAAGACCTCCTGCCCCGCCGGGACAAGAGGCAGCGTGA